CGGCATCCTGGCAGAGTAGCATATGTACAGCATCTGCCCCAGGAGAGTTCATGGATGAGGGACGTCAGGTGCGCCTCTTCAGGAACGGTCGGAATCAGGCGCTACGCATCCCGCGCGACCTCGAATTGCCGGGCCGCGCGGCCACCATCCGCAAGGAGGGTACGCGGCTGATCGTCGAGCCCGTTGGTGGGCCCTCGCTGCTCGCTGTTCTGGCGAAGCTGAAACCGCTCGACGAGGAGTTCCCACCCATCGTCCGCCCCGGCGCCGAACCAGTCGAGATCTGACGTGCCGGTAATGTACCTGCTCGACACGAACACGCTCTCCGACCTCATCCGTCAGCCACATGGACGGGTGGCCCAGCGCATCGCAGAGGTGGGCGAAGACAACGTGCTGACCAGTGTCATCGTGGCGTGCGAGCTACGCTACGGCGCGGCGAAACGAGGAAGCCCACGACTCACCAGGCAGGTCGAGGCGGTGCTCGGCGCGCTCGCCGTTCGCCCCCTCGAGACCGACGTCGAACGAGTCTATGCCGCCATTCGGATCGCGCTGGAGAAGAAGGGCATGCCGATCGGCGCGCACGACATGCTGATCGCTGCGCACGCGCGGGCGCTCGGCGCCGTCTGCGTGACCGACAACGTCGGGGAATTCAAGCGGGTGCCGAGACTCGTGGTCGAGAACTGGTTGCGGTAGCACCAGAGCGACGCCGAGCCGAGCGCATGGGCCCGGCCGGCCTGCAGCCCTGAGCCTGCGGGCTGTGGCGCAGCCTGTGCCGCCACCAGCCAGTAGCCAGCAGCCTATTAGCCACCAGCCTGATCTACCTCAGCGCATTGAAGAGGAACCGGAACGTGCCGAGCGACTGCGCGCG
Above is a genomic segment from Acidobacteriota bacterium containing:
- a CDS encoding AbrB/MazE/SpoVT family DNA-binding domain-containing protein, with the protein product MDEGRQVRLFRNGRNQALRIPRDLELPGRAATIRKEGTRLIVEPVGGPSLLAVLAKLKPLDEEFPPIVRPGAEPVEI
- a CDS encoding type II toxin-antitoxin system VapC family toxin, encoding MYLLDTNTLSDLIRQPHGRVAQRIAEVGEDNVLTSVIVACELRYGAAKRGSPRLTRQVEAVLGALAVRPLETDVERVYAAIRIALEKKGMPIGAHDMLIAAHARALGAVCVTDNVGEFKRVPRLVVENWLR